The Flammeovirga kamogawensis genome includes a region encoding these proteins:
- a CDS encoding DoxX family protein: MNLISKLLVPNQISTAQKVAKTILGAALLYAGLGHLFWLRQEFVAQVPAWVPLEVDVVVVLSGFVEIALGLSLIFLSKYKAIVGGITALFFIAVFPGNISQYINQVDAFHLNTDNARFIRLLFQPLLVVWALWSTTAWEALKK, encoded by the coding sequence ATGAATTTAATATCTAAGTTATTAGTACCTAACCAAATTTCTACAGCTCAGAAAGTAGCTAAAACAATATTAGGAGCAGCATTATTATACGCTGGTTTAGGTCATCTATTTTGGTTAAGACAGGAGTTTGTTGCTCAAGTGCCTGCTTGGGTTCCGTTAGAAGTAGATGTAGTAGTTGTACTTTCCGGATTTGTAGAAATAGCATTAGGACTCTCACTAATTTTCTTATCAAAATATAAAGCAATAGTGGGTGGAATTACTGCACTGTTTTTCATAGCTGTATTTCCTGGTAATATTTCGCAATATATTAACCAAGTAGATGCGTTTCATTTAAATACAGATAATGCAAGGTTTATAAGATTGTTATTTCAACCGTTACTAGTTGTTTGGGCGTTATGGTCTACCACAGCTTGGGAAGCACTAAAAAAATAA
- a CDS encoding RagB/SusD family nutrient uptake outer membrane protein, translating to MMKLIRKKLQQYCLFALLLLLGVSCQSDYLSESNPNAKPVEDYFTSLVEADKVLTAAYSSLLNHYNLNILEEAWRSDLGYPSVAAGRPRVSGQGEPWYYKTYTNSQNEINKKWAALYTGIFRCNQLIEGLEGPLAAESENPIWVSQMAQVRMLRGIFHFYLYQTYNNGRVIIRNSVPIELEDFNIPVSSKEEVRAFILEDLEYGYENLPIFYGSESENELSSGRMTKGIATMFLGNLYLLEAPANIDGDEINPDYEKAKLYYEELISGAYPYALETDESAMFTRKGEFNTESIFEIIYDDNMRPELDRWDEQSPSNRLARYSAPGSQGGQRAFTPTAWIAYAYKTEVKDTKDPRNFYLEEQEDGSFLTVERNVSLRASASVALVNDEQTQYYRSGITPEVVSFGKYEFSYWKKFSNHDIVTSENNLPKGAYYSGKNVVVNRLSEAYLNLAECYLATGNETKAMSLINEVRKKWGLQLIGLSQGNTANDYDGKIYSNEDLWNHLMFVEKPLELGVEGHAIRWIDLRRWGKIQENFERVANQTFRAETYFFTNSEGKTQRRNRSDLFPYNQGDETFSIPIIDCEDAVLNYNPTLHDYYPLPLEEIISNPNLGK from the coding sequence ATGATGAAATTAATAAGAAAAAAACTACAACAATACTGCTTGTTCGCACTACTTTTACTTTTGGGTGTTAGTTGCCAAAGTGATTATTTGTCGGAAAGTAACCCAAATGCAAAACCTGTAGAAGATTATTTTACAAGTTTAGTAGAAGCGGATAAAGTTTTAACAGCAGCCTATTCTTCTTTACTTAACCACTATAATTTAAATATTTTAGAAGAGGCATGGAGATCAGATCTAGGCTACCCTTCTGTTGCAGCAGGTAGACCAAGAGTATCTGGACAGGGTGAACCATGGTATTATAAAACGTACACAAATTCACAAAATGAGATCAATAAAAAATGGGCAGCATTATATACAGGTATCTTTAGATGTAACCAACTTATTGAAGGTTTGGAAGGACCTTTAGCGGCTGAATCAGAAAATCCAATTTGGGTTTCTCAGATGGCACAAGTAAGAATGTTGAGAGGAATATTTCATTTTTACCTTTACCAAACTTATAATAATGGTAGAGTGATTATTAGAAATAGCGTTCCCATAGAACTAGAAGATTTTAATATTCCAGTATCTTCTAAAGAAGAAGTAAGAGCATTTATTCTAGAAGATCTTGAATATGGGTATGAAAATTTACCAATATTCTATGGGTCAGAATCTGAGAACGAACTATCATCTGGTAGAATGACTAAAGGAATTGCAACTATGTTTTTAGGCAACCTTTATTTATTAGAAGCGCCAGCAAATATAGATGGAGATGAGATTAACCCTGATTACGAAAAGGCTAAACTCTATTATGAAGAATTGATTTCGGGGGCATATCCTTATGCTTTAGAAACAGATGAATCAGCAATGTTTACTCGTAAAGGTGAATTTAATACTGAATCTATCTTCGAGATAATTTATGATGACAATATGCGTCCTGAATTGGACCGTTGGGATGAACAATCACCAAGTAATAGATTGGCAAGGTATTCTGCGCCTGGTTCTCAAGGAGGGCAAAGAGCTTTTACACCAACAGCATGGATTGCATATGCTTATAAAACAGAGGTTAAAGACACAAAAGATCCTAGAAACTTCTATCTGGAAGAACAAGAAGATGGATCATTCCTTACTGTGGAACGCAACGTTTCTTTAAGAGCCTCTGCCTCTGTAGCATTAGTTAACGATGAGCAAACACAATATTATAGATCTGGTATTACACCAGAAGTTGTTTCTTTCGGAAAATATGAGTTCTCTTATTGGAAGAAATTCTCTAACCATGATATTGTAACCTCCGAAAATAACTTACCAAAAGGAGCTTATTATTCTGGTAAGAATGTAGTAGTAAATCGTTTGTCTGAGGCTTATTTAAACCTTGCAGAATGTTACTTAGCTACAGGAAATGAAACAAAAGCAATGTCTTTAATTAATGAGGTAAGAAAGAAGTGGGGCTTACAATTAATAGGCTTATCTCAGGGAAATACAGCAAATGATTACGATGGTAAAATTTACAGCAATGAAGATTTATGGAACCATTTAATGTTTGTAGAAAAACCTTTAGAATTAGGTGTAGAAGGACATGCTATTCGTTGGATTGATTTGAGAAGGTGGGGTAAAATTCAAGAAAACTTTGAGAGAGTAGCCAATCAAACTTTCAGAGCAGAGACTTACTTTTTTACAAACTCAGAAGGAAAAACACAAAGAAGAAACAGATCGGATTTATTTCCATATAACCAAGGAGATGAGACCTTTAGTATTCCAATTATTGATTGTGAAGATGCTGTATTAAACTACAATCCAACACTTCATGATTATTACCCGTTGCCTTTGGAAGAAATTATCTCTAACCCTAATCTTGGTAAATAA
- a CDS encoding organic hydroperoxide resistance protein translates to MKTLYTTQATAKGGRNGKVETADGVLSVEVRMPKELGGVGEGYTNPEQLFAAGYSACFDSALNLVAQQAKQKITSKVTAEISLGAVEGGFGLGAALFVEIEGVEREIAQGLMEAAHKVCPYSKAINNNVDVKLTLV, encoded by the coding sequence ATGAAAACGTTATATACAACACAAGCAACAGCAAAAGGTGGTAGAAATGGTAAAGTAGAAACTGCAGATGGTGTGTTATCAGTAGAGGTACGTATGCCAAAAGAATTAGGTGGAGTGGGAGAAGGATATACCAATCCAGAACAATTATTTGCAGCTGGCTATTCTGCTTGTTTTGATAGTGCCTTAAATTTAGTAGCTCAACAAGCTAAGCAAAAGATTACATCTAAAGTAACTGCTGAAATCTCTTTAGGTGCAGTTGAAGGAGGCTTTGGTTTAGGTGCAGCGTTATTTGTAGAAATTGAAGGTGTAGAAAGAGAAATTGCTCAAGGATTAATGGAAGCAGCACACAAAGTATGTCCTTACTCTAAAGCTATTAATAACAATGTTGATGTAAAATTGACATTAGTATAA
- a CDS encoding SwmB domain-containing protein: protein MKTLKLISFLLFTLFTLFGCNRENEPQAPTYSDVSWYTEAGGFAHNNLVRNIGESMAFMDLSQGVNTHEWILDSGNYFIEGNFQRGDDLRDFIIPESGANSEEYSVNVLFTEGGLQGVRLNNTFYNPVTYIGLGADGNADTLVSFQRPDGMWEIDTTFYVDVYAVLEPRVQIENDGKIMAEISVDSIYIDGQEPILYDPEDNTTWPSLTVPLGEGVVFRDVSTVGRPQEREWIFPKSTEIIDFEAENVKDQAENSPVVTLKFIAMKEELGGAITVAREKPDAIAATQRMSIPLVFNPQIADVQAAFAVVHKDVVILTINADDQPSTDESTWEEITIEKGDNLQLVDLSTKGLLNYDVVTRLWTFDDATTSTDSIAYVVYNELTDGENYHTVGKFKVSRAKEGTIPAGEDEKVIPLKVKVALEARPTFKDGDIVAIKNEISAGVTEKVITFPVSENLKNIVDQDVAKGAFTVTVTNQEAGFPATVFDIASVQVNASNRKQIELRLTNDIYNTDNITVVYSGEANNAISSEAGVSLEDFGTESVTMYGTANILNTEMASFELEKDVNAPYASGWYNQQNVTTWNRTDEKSSTGSYGVKFYAENQAALHKNRDRMQSVDSDQSINETLKENDQVRISFDIFIPVSNTMTDGLSCQFINPVDGLTKISTASDARGVWVTKNIDFVMSTSLLPPSGKTSSFAIQLSTNDLAGVTATDAIEFYIDNINIRIHELRP from the coding sequence ATGAAGACATTAAAACTTATATCATTTTTACTATTTACTCTTTTTACCTTATTTGGTTGTAATAGAGAAAATGAACCGCAAGCACCAACATATTCAGATGTTTCTTGGTATACAGAAGCAGGTGGATTTGCACATAATAATTTGGTACGTAATATTGGAGAATCTATGGCATTCATGGATCTTTCTCAAGGGGTTAATACACATGAGTGGATACTTGATAGTGGAAATTATTTTATTGAAGGTAATTTTCAAAGAGGAGATGATTTACGTGATTTTATCATTCCAGAATCGGGTGCAAATTCAGAAGAGTATTCTGTAAATGTATTGTTTACAGAAGGTGGTTTACAAGGCGTTCGGTTAAACAATACATTCTATAATCCAGTAACTTATATTGGCTTAGGAGCAGATGGAAATGCAGATACGTTAGTCTCGTTCCAACGCCCTGATGGCATGTGGGAAATTGATACAACTTTTTATGTAGATGTATATGCGGTATTAGAACCCAGAGTACAAATTGAAAATGATGGTAAAATAATGGCCGAAATTTCGGTAGATTCAATTTATATTGACGGGCAAGAGCCGATACTCTATGATCCAGAAGATAATACAACATGGCCATCTTTAACTGTTCCTTTAGGTGAAGGAGTTGTTTTTAGAGATGTATCAACAGTAGGGCGTCCGCAAGAGCGAGAATGGATATTCCCAAAATCAACTGAAATAATTGATTTTGAAGCAGAAAACGTGAAAGACCAAGCAGAAAACTCTCCAGTAGTAACGCTTAAATTTATTGCTATGAAAGAAGAACTCGGAGGTGCTATCACTGTTGCAAGAGAAAAACCAGATGCTATTGCTGCTACACAAAGAATGTCAATTCCTTTAGTTTTCAATCCTCAAATTGCAGATGTACAAGCAGCTTTTGCAGTAGTTCATAAAGACGTTGTGATTTTAACCATCAACGCAGATGATCAACCTTCTACGGATGAATCGACTTGGGAAGAAATTACTATAGAGAAAGGAGATAACTTACAATTAGTGGATTTATCTACAAAAGGACTATTAAACTATGATGTAGTTACAAGACTTTGGACTTTTGATGATGCAACCACTTCTACAGATTCTATTGCTTATGTAGTTTATAATGAGCTTACAGATGGAGAAAATTACCATACTGTAGGTAAATTTAAAGTGTCTAGAGCAAAAGAAGGAACAATTCCTGCTGGAGAGGACGAGAAAGTTATTCCATTAAAAGTTAAAGTAGCTTTAGAAGCGAGACCTACTTTTAAAGATGGTGACATAGTAGCTATTAAGAATGAAATTAGTGCTGGTGTAACAGAAAAAGTAATTACTTTCCCTGTATCAGAAAATCTAAAAAATATTGTAGATCAAGATGTAGCAAAAGGTGCATTTACAGTTACAGTAACCAATCAGGAAGCAGGTTTCCCTGCAACAGTTTTTGATATTGCTTCTGTTCAAGTCAACGCTTCAAATAGAAAACAAATAGAACTTCGTTTAACGAATGACATCTATAATACTGATAATATAACTGTAGTATATAGTGGAGAAGCAAACAATGCAATCTCGTCTGAGGCAGGGGTAAGTCTAGAAGATTTTGGAACTGAATCTGTTACGATGTATGGAACTGCTAACATTCTAAATACAGAAATGGCTAGTTTTGAGTTAGAGAAAGATGTTAATGCTCCATATGCTTCAGGGTGGTACAACCAACAGAATGTAACGACTTGGAACAGAACAGATGAAAAGAGTAGTACTGGTAGTTATGGGGTTAAGTTCTATGCAGAAAATCAGGCAGCATTACATAAAAATAGAGATAGAATGCAGTCTGTAGATAGCGATCAGTCTATTAATGAAACACTCAAGGAAAACGATCAGGTGAGAATAAGTTTTGATATTTTTATTCCTGTATCAAATACAATGACAGATGGATTATCATGTCAGTTTATTAATCCTGTAGATGGTCTTACAAAAATATCTACAGCAAGTGATGCAAGAGGTGTATGGGTAACAAAAAATATTGATTTTGTAATGTCGACATCTTTACTACCTCCAAGTGGTAAAACATCAAGTTTTGCAATACAGTTGTCAACAAATGATTTAGCAGGAGTTACAGCAACAGACGCTATTGAGTTTTATATTGATAATATTAATATTAGAATACATGAGCTAAGACCTTAG
- a CDS encoding right-handed parallel beta-helix repeat-containing protein has translation MRTRSVLTTFGLGLMLTVITTAVWSYNKVKETVTFTTAIAEDATPTVLKRILEIETSPVEVIKFEKGTYHFYPEKGLEKFWHISNHNDVLIRTAFPIIKKENITIDGQGSTFIFHGKMIPFLINQSKNITVKNVSIDWHETFHSEGKIIARNEEENTFDIQIPESYPYIIRNNQLIFIKEYYEHTIGQSILYDPERGGAIAFNTEAYTPITSYKKITVSRNLESIKYKYKVDNRAPFLGKMFQENKISVKELKPGVVRVFNHKNKKKDLPPVGYTIAMKGAQGKNRLAPAFHVTFTDGFNGYNVNVHHAGGMGLIAENSSDLILEKFNIFPSNGRMVSTTADATHFVGCRGKVQLKDCLLSGQLDDGSNIHGTYQEVVDILGPNKIGVRMGHFQQQGFVIGREGDQIGIVRIQDSFFPYEKDLTIKSIEYRSGRYQVITFNQELPSKIKAGDLIENQDAYPEVLVENCTFKNNRARGLLLSVPRKTIVRNNYFHTEMEALLIPVESGHWFEAGNQKNLLVENNVFEDCQHSGFNRGVIRFDTDDENKNIAFSNITITKNIFKQFDNLILQITNVDGLEFSENTITNSQTFPQLHNENPAFKITASKNVNFSDNIYKGKATKIIETDDKQVVFQ, from the coding sequence ATGAGAACGCGTAGCGTATTAACCACCTTCGGATTAGGTTTAATGCTAACTGTAATTACTACTGCAGTTTGGTCTTATAATAAAGTAAAGGAAACGGTAACTTTTACTACAGCAATTGCAGAAGATGCAACTCCAACGGTATTAAAACGAATTTTAGAAATAGAAACTTCTCCTGTAGAAGTAATAAAATTCGAGAAAGGAACATACCATTTTTATCCAGAGAAGGGATTAGAAAAATTTTGGCATATTTCTAATCATAATGATGTACTAATTCGTACTGCTTTTCCTATTATTAAAAAGGAAAATATTACAATTGATGGACAAGGGTCAACCTTTATTTTCCATGGTAAAATGATTCCTTTTCTTATTAATCAATCTAAAAATATTACAGTTAAAAATGTTTCTATAGATTGGCACGAAACGTTCCATAGCGAAGGGAAAATTATTGCTAGAAACGAAGAAGAAAACACTTTTGATATTCAAATTCCTGAAAGCTATCCATACATAATTCGTAACAATCAACTGATCTTTATCAAAGAATATTACGAACATACTATTGGACAATCTATTTTATATGATCCTGAAAGAGGAGGTGCAATTGCTTTTAATACAGAAGCATATACACCTATAACTTCTTATAAAAAAATAACCGTTTCACGTAATCTAGAGAGCATCAAATACAAATATAAGGTAGATAATAGAGCACCATTTTTAGGTAAAATGTTTCAGGAGAATAAAATATCTGTAAAAGAACTTAAGCCTGGAGTAGTACGAGTGTTTAATCATAAAAATAAGAAAAAAGATTTACCACCTGTTGGTTATACTATTGCCATGAAAGGGGCACAAGGAAAAAATAGATTAGCACCGGCTTTTCATGTAACTTTTACAGATGGGTTTAACGGCTATAATGTCAATGTTCATCATGCAGGAGGGATGGGGTTAATAGCAGAAAATTCTTCTGATTTAATCTTAGAAAAATTTAATATTTTCCCTTCAAACGGACGAATGGTTTCGACAACTGCAGACGCTACACATTTTGTAGGTTGTAGAGGAAAAGTACAATTAAAAGATTGTTTATTAAGTGGGCAGTTAGACGATGGCAGTAACATTCATGGTACGTATCAAGAAGTTGTAGATATTTTGGGCCCGAATAAGATTGGTGTTAGGATGGGGCATTTTCAGCAACAAGGTTTTGTTATTGGGAGAGAAGGAGATCAGATTGGGATTGTACGTATTCAAGATTCATTTTTCCCTTATGAAAAAGACTTGACTATTAAATCGATTGAATACCGTAGTGGACGTTATCAAGTAATTACTTTTAACCAAGAATTACCAAGTAAAATAAAAGCAGGTGATTTAATAGAGAACCAAGATGCCTATCCAGAGGTATTAGTAGAAAATTGTACTTTTAAGAACAATAGGGCAAGAGGTTTATTACTTTCTGTACCAAGAAAAACGATTGTAAGGAATAATTATTTCCACACCGAAATGGAAGCATTATTAATTCCTGTGGAAAGTGGTCATTGGTTTGAGGCGGGGAATCAGAAAAATTTGTTAGTAGAAAATAATGTATTCGAAGACTGCCAACATAGTGGGTTTAATAGAGGTGTAATTCGATTTGATACAGATGATGAAAATAAAAATATTGCCTTTTCAAACATTACAATTACTAAAAATATATTCAAACAATTTGACAATCTTATTTTACAGATAACCAATGTAGATGGATTAGAGTTTTCTGAAAATACAATTACTAATTCTCAAACTTTTCCTCAGTTACATAACGAAAATCCAGCTTTTAAAATAACGGCTTCAAAGAATGTAAATTTTAGCGATAATATCTATAAAGGCAAAGCAACAAAAATTATTGAAACCGATGATAAACAAGTTGTTTTTCAATAA
- a CDS encoding SusC/RagA family TonB-linked outer membrane protein — MKQIYTIYKTFTTYYSHLILLTIVLLFSFDATAQSIRIKGKVVSEEDNIGLPGVSIRIKGTTQGTVTNFDGDYSIFAETGETLEYSFIGLETKEVKVTSQNIINVALVADVEMLDEVVKIGYGEQKKKEVSGAVSHVTSEAIENYTSSDVAQALQGQIAGVNVTTSGAPGADAVIQIRGVSTVSDMAGATEPLYVVDGIPQNENPRLAPSEIESMDVLKDLASCAIYGTRGANGVILITTKKGSAGKINVSLDASYGVKNITSGIDLMNTKEQVYFDMITERNRGSNDWDNSTNLPIPRNPASFANDTDLSKVVIKDNQPTQNYNLGINGGGKNLTYNLTAGFFDEKGSLINSGFTRYNARGGMSYKKDRWNINSSIAVSSEELARTSSNLLTQTIRYAPYKPVLDPTQDQTIVDESQWSTTNNVLEAMRFEDVTNRTRSQANVGIGYTIVDGLKLNTNIGVNSVNDFRMKFKPFIENYDEEVNLQSDPANSYVSNESSRRTGFSIDGRLSYVKKFGDHKVSAIVGVSNESYTRNSFTATKYGIVDNSIRVLDGAVLAAAATNGYDYVYNIIGTLGRFTYDYKSKYMLSFSGNYNGNSKFADGSKWKFFPSASVAWNISEEGFWEGISSVANAFKVRASHGQVGGQSFLPYTDKATIQNGMDYPFGSGGFPTLYYGAAQQNFANGDVQWETSIQNNIGVDLGFFGNRLSLTADVYHTEKSDMLFPVQLPPSGGAGSGADSKVTMNIGNMVNQGLELSATYRGKTGKFDWSLTGTFTKNQNEITSLNTDDFIYTTDNGLIAGASATSKVTVFAEGYEAGAFFLYKTEGVIKTSEQLAAYQKLNPGAKMGDLIYKDTDNDGQITDKDRVYMGSGFSDWESGLIMNVSYKGFDLMMHWYAAIGHQVMNGSKAMAYSEGRHTEQVNTWNRANPSSDVPAYRGTTKEHDNYRAYTDLWLEDGSYIRLKNIQLGYSLPSKVLDRLGMNNFRIYVSAQNPLTFTNYTGYDPEAAGNGVSSRGLDKGNYPISAMYLAGFKLNF; from the coding sequence ATGAAGCAAATTTATACTATTTATAAAACCTTTACTACTTACTATTCTCACTTAATTCTTTTAACAATTGTGCTATTATTTTCTTTTGATGCGACAGCACAATCAATAAGAATAAAAGGAAAGGTAGTAAGCGAAGAAGACAATATAGGTTTACCTGGGGTAAGTATCAGAATTAAAGGTACAACTCAGGGTACAGTAACCAATTTTGATGGTGATTACTCTATCTTCGCAGAAACAGGAGAGACGTTAGAATATAGCTTTATTGGGCTAGAAACTAAGGAAGTAAAAGTAACGTCTCAGAATATAATTAACGTAGCCTTAGTAGCAGATGTAGAAATGCTAGATGAGGTTGTAAAGATTGGTTACGGAGAACAGAAAAAGAAAGAGGTTTCTGGTGCTGTTTCTCACGTTACTAGTGAGGCTATCGAAAATTATACATCAAGTGATGTTGCACAGGCATTGCAAGGACAAATTGCAGGTGTGAATGTAACTACTTCTGGAGCGCCCGGTGCAGATGCAGTTATTCAGATAAGAGGGGTAAGTACAGTATCTGACATGGCTGGTGCTACTGAGCCTTTATATGTAGTAGACGGAATTCCGCAAAATGAAAACCCAAGATTAGCACCATCGGAAATAGAATCGATGGATGTACTAAAAGATTTAGCATCTTGTGCAATTTATGGTACAAGAGGTGCAAATGGAGTAATACTAATTACAACAAAAAAAGGTTCAGCTGGTAAAATAAATGTGAGCTTAGATGCTTCTTATGGAGTGAAAAATATCACTTCTGGTATAGACTTGATGAACACCAAAGAACAAGTTTATTTTGATATGATCACAGAAAGAAATAGGGGGTCTAATGATTGGGATAATTCTACAAACCTTCCTATTCCAAGAAACCCAGCTTCTTTTGCAAATGATACTGATTTATCTAAAGTAGTAATTAAAGATAATCAGCCAACACAAAACTATAACCTTGGTATTAACGGTGGGGGTAAGAATTTAACTTACAATCTTACAGCAGGATTCTTTGATGAGAAAGGTTCTCTGATTAACTCAGGATTTACTCGTTATAATGCCCGTGGGGGAATGAGTTATAAAAAAGACAGATGGAACATAAATTCTTCTATTGCTGTAAGTTCTGAAGAATTAGCAAGAACCTCTTCAAATTTACTTACGCAAACAATTCGTTATGCACCTTATAAACCTGTATTAGATCCAACGCAAGATCAAACGATTGTTGATGAATCTCAATGGAGTACTACTAACAATGTTCTGGAAGCAATGCGTTTTGAAGATGTAACGAATAGAACAAGATCACAAGCAAATGTTGGTATTGGATATACTATTGTTGATGGGTTAAAATTGAATACAAACATTGGTGTTAATTCTGTAAATGACTTTAGAATGAAGTTCAAGCCATTTATAGAAAACTATGATGAAGAAGTTAATTTACAATCAGACCCTGCCAATTCTTATGTATCAAATGAGTCGTCTAGAAGAACGGGTTTTTCTATTGATGGGCGTCTGTCTTATGTAAAGAAGTTTGGTGATCATAAGGTGTCTGCAATTGTGGGTGTATCAAATGAGTCTTATACTAGAAATAGTTTTACAGCAACAAAATATGGTATTGTAGATAATTCAATTCGTGTGTTAGATGGAGCTGTTTTAGCAGCTGCGGCAACAAATGGTTACGATTATGTATACAATATTATAGGTACTTTAGGCCGTTTTACTTACGATTACAAGAGCAAGTACATGCTTTCTTTTAGTGGTAATTATAATGGCAATTCTAAATTTGCTGATGGCAGTAAATGGAAGTTTTTCCCATCGGCTTCAGTAGCATGGAATATATCGGAAGAAGGTTTTTGGGAAGGAATTTCTTCTGTAGCAAATGCATTTAAGGTACGTGCATCACATGGTCAGGTAGGCGGACAAAGCTTTTTACCTTATACCGATAAAGCAACTATTCAAAACGGGATGGATTACCCATTTGGATCAGGAGGATTCCCGACACTTTATTATGGTGCTGCTCAACAAAACTTTGCTAATGGTGATGTACAATGGGAAACATCAATACAAAATAATATTGGTGTAGATTTAGGTTTTTTTGGAAACAGATTATCTCTAACAGCAGATGTTTATCATACAGAAAAATCTGATATGTTATTCCCTGTTCAGTTACCACCATCTGGCGGAGCTGGTTCTGGAGCAGATTCTAAAGTAACCATGAACATAGGTAATATGGTAAACCAAGGTTTAGAACTTTCTGCAACGTATAGAGGTAAAACAGGCAAATTTGATTGGAGTCTTACAGGTACTTTTACAAAAAACCAAAACGAGATTACAAGTCTTAATACAGATGATTTTATTTATACTACAGACAATGGTTTAATAGCAGGAGCATCGGCAACATCTAAAGTTACAGTTTTTGCAGAGGGCTACGAAGCGGGAGCTTTCTTCCTTTATAAAACTGAGGGTGTAATTAAAACATCAGAGCAATTGGCAGCATATCAAAAGCTAAATCCAGGTGCTAAAATGGGAGATCTTATTTATAAAGATACCGATAACGATGGACAGATTACCGATAAAGATAGAGTGTATATGGGGTCTGGTTTCTCTGATTGGGAAAGTGGATTAATAATGAATGTTTCTTACAAAGGGTTTGATTTAATGATGCATTGGTATGCAGCTATCGGACATCAGGTAATGAATGGATCTAAAGCAATGGCATACTCAGAAGGTAGACATACCGAGCAAGTAAATACGTGGAACAGAGCCAATCCTTCATCAGACGTACCAGCTTATAGAGGAACAACAAAAGAACACGATAACTATAGAGCTTACACAGATTTATGGTTAGAAGATGGTTCTTATATCAGACTTAAAAATATTCAACTAGGGTATTCTTTACCAAGTAAAGTTTTGGACCGTTTAGGAATGAATAATTTTAGAATATATGTATCAGCTCAAAATCCATTAACCTTTACCAATTATACAGGTTACGATCCTGAAGCAGCAGGTAATGGAGTATCTTCAAGAGGTTTGGATAAAGGTAACTATCCTATTTCAGCAATGTATTTAGCAGGCTTTAAGTTAAACTTCTAA
- a CDS encoding MarR family winged helix-turn-helix transcriptional regulator: MGHEQLKLENQLCFPVYATSRLITREYQPMLDELGITYPQYLVLLTLWEQDKMPVNDIAKKLILKTNTITPLLKRMEVLGLVKREKDEVDTRKVLVFLTEKSKEMETKAAEIPSKIFNQLLKGNVDVDKLMELKNQLGDIIALLKRVDD, from the coding sequence ATGGGACACGAACAATTAAAATTAGAAAATCAGCTTTGCTTTCCTGTGTATGCAACATCTAGATTAATTACTAGGGAATACCAACCAATGTTGGATGAGTTAGGCATTACCTATCCGCAATATTTAGTTTTACTTACGTTATGGGAGCAAGATAAAATGCCTGTAAATGATATTGCAAAGAAACTGATTTTAAAAACGAATACTATTACTCCATTATTAAAAAGGATGGAAGTTTTAGGACTCGTAAAAAGAGAAAAAGACGAGGTTGATACTCGAAAAGTTCTTGTTTTCTTAACAGAAAAAAGTAAGGAAATGGAAACTAAAGCAGCAGAAATCCCTTCCAAAATATTTAATCAATTGCTAAAAGGAAATGTTGATGTAGATAAACTAATGGAATTGAAAAATCAGTTAGGTGACATTATCGCTCTTCTTAAAAGAGTAGATGATTAA